In a single window of the Streptomyces brevispora genome:
- a CDS encoding Rv1733c family protein — protein MRALSGVWRWRRNPLRRATDRREAWVALVAFLLLVLAAPALGWLFGSRADDTLQEAVRAQQARSHLTTAVVVRRATGARRFVADPEISTDRAALTTVSARWQAPDGTARSATVTTSSRNTAPGARVRIWTDRDGQPTLRPMDAPTAHTHAVLAGFGAAMLAALLIEAGRRLIVWRMVQQRYERLDRAWAEAGPDWGRTGTGS, from the coding sequence GTGCGGGCGCTCTCGGGAGTCTGGCGTTGGCGGCGCAACCCCCTGCGCCGTGCCACGGACCGGCGCGAGGCGTGGGTGGCCCTGGTCGCGTTCCTGCTGCTCGTACTGGCGGCGCCGGCGCTCGGCTGGCTCTTCGGGTCGCGCGCCGATGACACACTCCAGGAAGCCGTTCGGGCCCAGCAGGCCCGGAGCCATCTCACCACCGCCGTCGTGGTGCGCCGGGCGACAGGGGCACGGCGCTTCGTGGCCGACCCCGAGATATCCACCGACCGGGCGGCCCTGACCACGGTGTCGGCCCGCTGGCAGGCACCGGACGGCACGGCCCGCAGCGCCACGGTGACGACCTCCTCGCGCAATACCGCGCCAGGGGCCCGGGTGCGGATCTGGACCGACCGGGACGGGCAGCCCACGCTGCGCCCCATGGACGCGCCGACGGCGCACACCCATGCCGTACTGGCCGGGTTCGGCGCGGCGATGCTGGCCGCCCTGCTGATCGAGGCGGGACGGCGTCTGATCGTATGGCGCATGGTGCAACAGCGGTACGAGCGGCTCGACCGGGCATGGGCCGAGGCCGGTCCGGACTGGGGCAGGACGGGCACCGGCAGCTGA
- a CDS encoding DUF6643 family protein produces the protein MTSPRSTYGGGYYAAPSFPDTPIYDSLVAERGTPQIAPIRVPAAYDTGNSYLPALPAALPALPAAPSQPSPQYGYQQPAAQQGYPPMQPAHLQHAPAPYIPQQPIAGRGGYQQPPQQQQRPAPGTGYESMRPASPRPAPAQSPYEDPYNRPYQGRGY, from the coding sequence ATGACCTCCCCTCGCTCCACCTACGGCGGCGGCTACTACGCCGCACCGTCGTTCCCTGATACCCCGATCTACGACTCGTTGGTCGCGGAGCGGGGAACCCCTCAGATCGCGCCGATCCGAGTGCCTGCCGCCTACGACACCGGCAACAGCTATCTCCCGGCCCTCCCGGCTGCCCTGCCTGCTCTTCCCGCGGCGCCTTCCCAGCCCAGTCCGCAGTACGGCTACCAGCAGCCGGCGGCGCAGCAGGGCTACCCGCCGATGCAGCCGGCGCATCTGCAGCACGCGCCCGCGCCGTACATTCCGCAGCAGCCGATCGCGGGCCGCGGCGGCTACCAGCAGCCCCCGCAGCAGCAGCAGCGGCCCGCGCCGGGTACCGGTTACGAGTCGATGCGCCCGGCGTCGCCGCGGCCGGCCCCCGCGCAGTCCCCGTACGAGGACCCGTACAACCGCCCGTACCAGGGCCGGGGGTACTAG